CGGCGAGTTCGGTACTGCCACGGTGACGAACGGCGAACTCGTCTACCGCCACGACGGCGGTGCGACGGGTGACGACCTGATAGAGTACACCGTCGCGGACGAGAGCGGCAACCGCTCCGCGCCGACGTTCGTCTTCGTCGACGTGAACGAGTCCACCGCGCCGGTGCCAGACGACGGCGGGTCCGACGGGAGCGACGACAGTAGCGGCGATGGGGACAACGAGAACGACAGCAGTAACGACGGAGGCAACGGGAACGACGGTGACGACAGTAACGACGGCGGGTCGAACCCGCCGGCGAACCCCGGCGGCGGTGGCGGCGGTGACGACGATGACGACGACGACAGACCGTCTCGGCAGTCCAGTCCGTCGGGGAGTTCCGGCAGTAGCGGGTCCGTCCCCTCCGCCGACGAGGAGGCGACCTTCCGCGTGTCGAACCTGACGCTGTCGGCGACGAACGTCGGCGTCGGCGAACGCGTGAACGCGTCTGCCGACGTGGGCAACGTCGGGGACGCGAACGGAACCACCACGGTCGAACTCGCCGTCGGGAACGGCACCGTCGCGTCCCGCAACGTCACGCTCGACGCGGGAGCGAACGCGACGCTGGCGTTCTCGCACGCGTTCGACGCGGCGGGGACGTACGAACTCCGCGTCGGGAACCGGTCGGCCGGTTCCGTGACCGTCGTCGACGCGAGCCGGACGAACGGGTCCGCCGGCGGCGACGACGCGGGAACGGTGACGGCGGGTTCGGGCGACGACGAGGCGACCGACGGCGACGAGAGCGGAGTGACGGACGGCGGCGAGACGGGAGACGGCGCTACGGCGGCGGACGGCGGAAGCGACGCGGCGGCGGGAGCGGACACGCCTCCCGAAGCGTCCGACGACGAGTCGCAACTGACCTCCGAAACCGGCACCGGGACGAGTACGGGGACGCCCGGATTCGGCGTCGTCGTCGCCGTGTTCTCGATGCTCCTCGCGGCGACGCTGGCGCGGCGGCGGCACGACTGAGGGCGGACGAGCCCCGTCGCTGACGGGCACAATCCGACCGTTAATCGTCCCGGGTCTCGGACCGTCCTCGCGGCCGCAATCACCGTCGAATCGGCTTTCACGGCGTCTCGGAAGATACTCCCCGACTAACTATCTTCACCGGAGCGAAAGGACGGACAGATGAAACGGCTCCTCGTCGTTCTCACGTGTATCACCGTCCTCCTCGCAGGAATCAGCGCGAGCGCCGTCGTCGCGCAGTCGACCGAGGCCACCGACACCGCCGCGGACGACTACTCGCTGGACACGCCCGAGAGCGTTCCCGTCCACGACAGACAGGTGACCGTCGACGGCGCGACGACGAACGTCAGTTCCCTCGTCGGACTGTACCCCGGCGAGGAGGCCGTCGTCGAGGTGACCGCCCCCGACGACGAACTCGCCGTCGTCACCGTCCGGACGCCCGACGGAACGGTCGTCCAGAAGGACAGCCTGACGACCGGAGAGACCGTCCTCGTCGACGGCAGCGACTACGAACGCGGCACCTACCACCTCGTCCTCTCGACGGGCGGGCAGGTGCGGACCGTCAGCCTCCTCGTCGTCTCGAAGTACGAGGTGAGTTACGGGCTGAACAACGTCACGGCCGACGCACTCACCGGCGACGCGACTGTCGCCGGCGGCGTCGCCGACGGCGAGGCGGTCCAGTTCGTCCTCTCGAACGACGAAGGCGAGGTCCGGACGAACGCCTCCGAAGTGCGGCGCGGGCTGTACGACTTCGACCTCTCGCTCGAAGACGTCCCCGACGGGAACTACACCGCACTCGTCGAAGTCGTCAACCAGAGCGGCGACGGCGCGAGCGCAGTTCTCGCGACCAGTCAGGTGCGAACCCTCACGGTCGGTGACGCGGGCGGAGACGAGAACGCGACCGCGGGCAGTGACGCCGCCGCCGCGGACGCGACTGCGACGGCAGTCGATGACTCGGCGTCGGCACCCGCGCAGACGGCGGCCGACGACTCGACGGCCGGAACGGCGGACGGTCAGACTGGCGCGTCCGCAGAGTCGAACTCGACGGTCCCGGAGTACGGTCCGGTCGCCCTGTTCGCACTCCTCGTCTCGTGGGCCGTCGTCGCCCGGGTCCGCCGACGCCGCTGAGCGGTTCTTGGGAGAGCGGACGGGCGGACGTGTCGTGATTCGGTCGGCTCACAGTCGAATGGCCGCGAGCACGAGGAGCGCTCCGATGGCCGCGTTGGCGACCGACAGCGTCGTCGGCGTCGAGAGGGTGAAGAACAACGGGAGCGCGAGGAGGCACGCGGCGACGACGACGATGGCCCTCGCGCCGGCCCGGATGGCCGACGAGACGTGCGCGGACACCCACGCCGCGACGGCCGCGTCTTCGAACAGCGTCACGACGCCGAACAGTTCGAGGAGCGCGCCGATACCGGCCAACAGGCCGACGTGAGACCCGGTTCGGAACAGGAGGACGTGCAGGCCGACGCCGCCGACGACGGCGAGTGCCCCGCCGACGATTCGAACCGCGCGGACGAGCGACGGCCGGTCGAGCGAGAGTCGTCCCGGCTCTCGACCGCCGAGCGTGTCGCCGAGCGTCCCGCCACCGAACGCACCGCCGAGCGACGAGACGCGACTCTGCGCGCGCGCTTCGCGACGGAACGTCCGCTGCACCGGCGTGCCGAAGTAGTACTCGGCCGTCTCGGCGACGACAGTCGCCGCGAGGAAGAACGCGACGCTGAGCAGTGCCACCTCGTTCGAGTCCGCCGGGTCGAGGACGTCGAAGAAGCGGTGTCCCCAGAACAGGTTGGCGTACACGGAGTCGTGAACCGCCCTGAGCGACTCGGCGACGGAGGGCGAGACGTGGTGTGCGTCCGGTACCATCGCCCAGATGCCGCCGAGAACGCTCGACGCTCTGGGATATCCGAAGCGCGGCAGGAGGAACGTGACGACGAGCATCGTCGCCGCCGCGCCGAAGGCGAAGTGCGTGATTGCGAGTGACATGGCAGTCGTGTGGAGGACCGTTCCCGAACGCGTACGCTCGCGAACGAAATAAATCCGGTAGACACTCACACCAGTTCGGGACCGTTCGGGAGCGTCCGAAACCGATTCCTGCCGACTGATGACGTCCGGCGAGGAGACACACATCAGACTAACTACCATTTCCATCGTACTAACAGCTCTCGCCGAGCCCGTACACCGTACGGAGACGAACGGCGACCCGACCGCATCCGCTCGTCTCGAAGTTAGTTGCCTGGTAACTCCCCTCGTTCGAGAACAGCGGACACGATGGTGTCCGGGGGAGGCCGACTGCGAACGAACGGTGGGGGCCGACGCGAGGACTGGCTAGTTCGCCGACAGTTCACTCGAAGGAGCCACACCACCACGTCCGGAGTATCATCCACTAGTGAGGTCTCGGCGTTTCGAAATCGGGTGAATCGTTCGGGCCGGAATCTCGCCTCGACGCCGCGTGACGCGGGCCCACAATCGCCTCAGTCGTTCCCCTTCCAGCCGCCTCGTTCCTGTCGTTTCCCTTCCAACCGCCTCGTTCCTGTCGTTTCCCTTCCAACCGCCTCGTTCCTGTCGTTTCCCTTCCAACCGCCTCGTTCCTGTCGTCCGCCCGCAATCGTCACGTCACGAGCGCATCAGACGTCGCCGAAGTCTTCGAGCGTCGTCGGTTCGTCGCCCCCCTCGACGTACGGGTCGATGCTGTCGTGGACGCCGACGAGTTCGACGGTGTCGGCCATCGCCGAGAGGATGAGTTCGACGTCCATGTCGAGTGCGTACTCGCGGTACGTCCCGCCGCGACGGCCCTCGTTTCGCTCGGTGACCGAGACGATGCCCAGCATGGCGAGTTCGCTCAGGTGGTCGCGCATCCGCCGCGGGACCAGCGGGTCGCGGTTCGCCAGTTCGGCGAAGCGAGTGTACCGCGGTCGGACGTCGCGGGAGCGAATGGGCGTCTCGTCCTCGAGGTCGAGCGTGAGGAGGGCGTAGAGGACGAGGTGGCCGTGTTCGGTGAGGCCGTTGATTCCCTCCTTGATGCGTCCGCGTTCGAGGGCGCGTCGGCCGCGGCGGACGTGGTCCTCCTCGATGGTGTCGGTGTCCTCGTCGCGGGCGAGGTCCCCCGCTTTCATCAGGAGGTCGATGGACTGGCGGGCGTCGCCCGCGTCCTTCGCGCCGTAGGCCGCGCACAGCGGAATGACCTCCTCGGAGAGGACGCCGTCGTGGAAGGCGACCTCCGCACGCTGTTCGAGGATGGCGCGGAGGTTCTCGGCGTTGTAGGCCGGGAAGTGAATCTCCTGCTCGCAGAGCGAACTCTTGACTTTCGGCGAGAGGTCGTCGCGGAAGGAGAAGTCGTTCGAGATGCCGATGAGACCGATCTTGGCGACGTCGAGGTTGCCGTTCGCGCGGGCGCGCGGTAGTTGATAGAGAATGCTGTCGTCGTTGACGTGGTCTATCTCGTCGAGAACGACCAGGACGGTTCCCGCCCGGTCGTCGAGTTCCTCCCAGAGCATCTCGTAGACGGACGCGAGGGGGTAGCCAGTCGTGGATATCTGGTTCGCCTCCGAACGGAGACTGTTGACGAGTCGGGTGGCGATCTGGTACGAACTCGTGAGTCCGTCGCAGTTGAGAAACGTCACCGAGAGGTCGATGTCGTCGTACTGAGCGGCGTCTTCTCGGAGGTGCGAGAGCAGGTACTTCGTCGCCGCCGTCTTCCCGACGCCCGTCTTCCCGTACAGGAAGACGTTGTTCGGCTGTTCGCCGTTGATGACGGGTTGAAGCGCCGCCTGGTAGGTGCGCAGTTCCTCGTCTCGCCCGACCAGTTGCTCGGGCTGGTAATCCTCCCGGAGGGCGTCCCGGTCCCGATAGATGTCGTTGTCCCGTTCGAACAGCGCCATAGACACGCCGTCTCGGTGGCTGTTTATAAAACCACCGCGTCCGGAGTGTCCGCTGTTCTCTAGCTATTTAAAGAAACGCGAGAACACACCCCCTCCACTTTGTCCGGAGTTCCGCTCCGAAGAGGGGGGGTGGGGTCGAACCGACAGCCAAGAAAGCACTCTAGAAGCGGTGGCTTTATTATGGAAAAGGCCAAGTTACTCCGTAGTCCTCTTAGAGAAGAGAACGAGAGAGACTACGATCGAGTTCACTACTCTCGTGTGCTAAGAGCGGCATATTCGACGGTTTCTCGTGCGCACACTCGACAGCGTTCCACTCGACGGCACCGTCGTTCCGCCGTTCCACAGATACCCCCTCCCTCCGTGAGTGGAGAACTGCGGACAAAGTGGAGGGGGTGTGTGGCCGGTCGTCCGGCGGCAAACGTACTCTACCTATCATATCGGTTTCTCCCGATTCGACGCCTCAAAGCACGCCTGATACACGTACGGCACGAATTAGACATCTGCCTGAATCTAACAACACCACTATGTCCGCTGTTCTCTCGTCCGTCGTCAGGCGTCGTTCTCTTCGCCGCAATCGTTGCCGTCCTCTGGACTCCGTCGTCTCTCCTGTCGGCACGAGAACAGCGGACACGGTGGTGTGTCGCCATCCGCCCACGTCGGTTCGAGAAAAACAGCGGACAGTGTGGGGTCGGAGCCGACATTCAAAACGTGCAGAATAGATGCAAATAGTGAATCTCGGCCCACGTTACGTCTGTTTACTCCGGACGGTGTGGTCGGGGTTCGTGGTCGGACCGACTCCCACCCGAATCGTCGTCTCGTGTCCATCTGCCTCCGTCGCCCCGTGTCCACCTGCCTCCGTCGCCTCGTGTCCACCCGCTCCCGTCGTCGGCACTCCCTCTCGGTCTGGACC
This portion of the Halogeometricum rufum genome encodes:
- a CDS encoding orc1/cdc6 family replication initiation protein translates to MALFERDNDIYRDRDALREDYQPEQLVGRDEELRTYQAALQPVINGEQPNNVFLYGKTGVGKTAATKYLLSHLREDAAQYDDIDLSVTFLNCDGLTSSYQIATRLVNSLRSEANQISTTGYPLASVYEMLWEELDDRAGTVLVVLDEIDHVNDDSILYQLPRARANGNLDVAKIGLIGISNDFSFRDDLSPKVKSSLCEQEIHFPAYNAENLRAILEQRAEVAFHDGVLSEEVIPLCAAYGAKDAGDARQSIDLLMKAGDLARDEDTDTIEEDHVRRGRRALERGRIKEGINGLTEHGHLVLYALLTLDLEDETPIRSRDVRPRYTRFAELANRDPLVPRRMRDHLSELAMLGIVSVTERNEGRRGGTYREYALDMDVELILSAMADTVELVGVHDSIDPYVEGGDEPTTLEDFGDV